The following is a genomic window from Doryrhamphus excisus isolate RoL2022-K1 chromosome 3, RoL_Dexc_1.0, whole genome shotgun sequence.
tttttcttgaattttaGTGGAGGAAATTAACGGAAAACGTCAAATCCTTGTCTTCATCCAACAAGGTACGCGATGTCCTGCTACGTCAGAAGGCCTCCTTTGACATCGTTCTTCTGGCCCAGGAAGTGGAGCTGAGGAACTGGAAGGCATGTCTGAAGCATCTTAGTGATATGAGCAGCCGACTTGTTGAGGAAGGTGAAGCGGTGTCCCTCCGAATGCAGACTCTGGGGAATTCTGAGCTGGCAGTGAACACAAGGCCAAGTCATATCATCAGCTGTAAGGACGCTGCAGTGAGCAGGTAGTAGGATTATATGATTTTCATCAATGTAGTTTACCAGTTTTCCCTCCATGACACAGCAATGGCAGGCATTTGATTTCTTGCCGTCTCACTTGTCCAAACACTTTGCACAGACTTCTTCGTATCCTGGATTCAACCCAGGGGGCAGCAGAGCCTTTCCAATCATTCGAAGCACTGGACAAGGCTGCTTGTGACCTAGCAAACAGCCTCCAAGTGTCTCGTGATGCGCTTGCAGCTGCCAGCTGGGAGCAGAACTACTCTGTGGCACAACTGGAAGGCCACTGTGAGGCCCTTCATAGGGCCATGTACACAGAGTTCCAGCAGCTGGTCTTAGGTCCACATGCATGTTCTATGGCCATCACTGACCAAGAAATGCTCTGTCCCAATTTACAGGTGGGTTGGATTTCATTTGTTATGCACAccaccatcttcatcatctctATCAAAGACAATATAATTTGACTCGAagcccttgtttttttcaacagaaatattacatttaaatcaaAAAGCATCAAATCCATAAGAAATATGGCATCTTGTCTCAAGCACTGTTTGGCCACAAAACAGGACTACTaaacaggacaggacaggacaggaaacAACTATATTTCATCCAAGTCTTCAAAATGGCTCCCCTTGATAATAAATTGATCAACAGTCCAATCCAAAAATACAACACTTGATTTAAGAAAAAGGGGGTAATTGCTACACCTGGCCACACAAACATACTTGGCTCAAAAACAGGTTCAACACTTGGTTGAACAAACACGACAgtttatgaaaaaatacagtactaGGCACTGAAAATGTTctattttgtccaaaaatattaTACTTAACTTCAAACAACCAGATTATACCATGAAAATCCAGACCCGCTATATTTTGTTGCAAAAAAGGCATTGTGTAAAAGTTTCACACTTAGCTATACTGTCCCATAAATATACAATAGTTGATTCAAAATATAGTAAACTTTGCCCAAAAATGTTATAGTTTCCCAAGAAACTGCTGACAGCACAAACTACAGTATTTCTACTTCTACTACCAGGAACGGGTGGCACTATGTGGTTTGTCGTGAAACCACACACTGCCACCAACTAAAGATGCACACTTTACAGCTATGGGTTGGACGTTATTTGACAAAACATGATCTTGAGTATAAATGTCATTGAGTGTAATTTCTCTTCCTCTGGCCGCAGGAGATGACCAAAAAACTTGCAGGTGCAGAGTCACAGCTGCATAGTTTGCAACAGGTCATGCAAGAAATCATGAGTCAGGTGAAAGCCAAACGCTCCCAGCTTGAGCGCAACTCCCTCCTCAGACAGGAGAGGGTTCTCTACATCTATTTCCACTTAGACGCCAGACTACTGCGGAAAGTAGTGGAGGATCTGGAGAACAAAATGAAACTGAGGAGTGGACAGCAATAGTGACATCTGCAAGGATGaacctttttgtgtttgttttgctttgaatattgttatgatgcttggtgggtttttttttttgtttgttttggctgtAGTTTCCGAGCTTTCTTGTATTGTCTTTTTTGGCATATGTCATCTAATCAATAAAGTACAACATTTCTAAGCATTCTCATGTGTAAATTATTGAAGAGCTTTTTCTATGTTATTATAGTttaagattgtgtgtgtgtgtgtctcttgtCTTCACTGCTGCCTTTGTTTCTTTTGGTTACTGATAGAGAGAAAACTGAATTATTTTCAATGGAGAAACCCAACAGTGGTCAACTTTCCCAGGCGGCCCAAAGGATCCTAGCTGTTCTCCAGGACCAGAGTAGAGCAGCCAGACGTGGACACTGTAAgtcatacacacatacagtattttgggTGTGTAATCATAGTCGCTGAgtttggtctgttttaatgaaAGTGAGTGTTTTTTGTCTCTTGTTGTTTGTCAGCTGGGAGGTATCCTAGCAACCAGAGGGCGGCGTGTGCTCCCAGCACCAAAAATGAGGaagcaaggatggatggatgctggtaaattacataatatttttttatcttttgtgTTGTGTATAAACAGGTGTCTCGTCTCTCTCACAGCTCCACAAGTACCCTCCTCATTATCCCTCCTCCAAAAGATGAGAGCTTGGATACTTTATTCCCCAGTTCTTGTCGCAATGTGGATCCCACTCTCAAACTAAGCTTTGGGAGTATTCACAACGCATGTACTGCAGGTTTGGAGGCAAATACTGGATGAATGATGCATAAATGATCAACAAGGAGAGACACACGTTTGTGTACAGAGAACGGATCAAATGTGCAAAAAGAAGAGGTCcaaattaaaaatacagaaCATGACAGTGGAAGTGATAGTTCCACAATGTTACAAGCTCAAAGGGGTGTCAAAGGTGTTCAGATAAATGTCCCAGCTGGACCACTGGTGGCCTGTAGACATGATTTTGACAAGTTGCATCACGATACAGGTAAACACCCACATATAGataattatttctatttatgtCACTTCATTATATAGTTTTGACAAATTCAGTAAAATGTGTGTTGTGCTAGTAATATGCAGCATTGGCCGTTAGAGGGCGACACACTAATACGTAAGTAGTTCACATTTTCAAAGTTTACAGCCCCTCAAAAACAGCTGATGTCTACTGCAGATACGTATGTTTCGTTTTTGACATGTTCTTTTATATTGTTTAAAGTTTAGTTCTCTACTTTACAATAATGGTATTTCAAAATAGCACATTTTAGACCTGTAAATATCACACCAAACTGACACCATGATAGGTTTGCCTCGGGTTAGAGGCAGAATCTCATGCCTATTTGCCTCATGGTTTCAACTGCAtgaaaagccatatttagaaggtcacaaagAGGTTTCctatattctatttatatagaaggaatcctactttgaggaaatACACTTATCACGGTCACATCTGGCATGGatgaactgtgataaatgagggataacTCTGTGTGTTTGTATCTGTATATAACCTTAGCAAGATTTTATGGAATGTGCTGACCTTGTCCTGCTACTGCggacactcacacacatgctTATGTAACCTTGTTGCTTCATTGGTTCCAGGCATGTCtgtaaagtcatgatattaccTCCTCTTCTTGCAGAATGCCCTGTGCCAATGCCGCTGCATGGGAATGCCCAGCAGCAAGTGAGTATCTGTGAAAAAGCTTGTTGTGTTTAGTACTTAGTTGATGGCTGCTATGGAGAGGTTTAGGGTTCAAAGACAATAGTGTCTTGCAGCAGAAGGGAATGCAAAGATGGTGATGGAAATGCAGCTACAATCAGAAGTGGACTCAAGGCTGTTGACCATTTCAGAATTATCTATGtggattttgacattattcagACAATGACACTTCAATGTAAGGTTGTCCGATATAAATGGTACACAATAGAAAGTATACACATTTGGCCTACAACAGACGTGTACATCATTGATGTAATGTAGTGTGCTATATCTAATGTGGCTATTATCATCATCACTTGAGGAATAGCTAAACATGCAACACCGAGCAACCATGCTAACCGGCAAGCTAGTGTGAACATAAAGTAGCAAAACAACAGATGAATAAAtgcttggtattcttggtatatTTTGTACAGTTGCcgagagtttcagctaaaatgaaaggaaaggtatacagaACTGTGGTGAtatcagccatgttttttggtCTAGACGCTGAGGGAAAGacaagaagcagaactggaggtagcagagatgagaatgctgagtttctcattgggagtgaccaggatggataggatcaggaacgagtacatcagagggacattacatgttagaggccagactgagatggtttggacatgtccacaggagagatagtgaatgcattggtagaaggatgctgcctcacagctaggagacccgagttcaatcccaccctcggtcatttctgtgtggggtttgcatgttctccccgtgcatgcgtgggttttctccgggtactccggtttcctcccacattccaaaaacatgctaggttaattggcgactccaaattgtccataggtgtgaatgtgaatgtttgtctgtctatatgtttTTTCTCTTGTGTAGGTTGACACTGGAAGCAGCACAGCCATGTCTCGCCTTCCAAACATGTCATTGCAAGACTCCAAAGCCCTAGATGGACAACAATGCAGCAGTCAGCCTTCATCCCAGAATCCAGTTTTGCCTGTCTCCTTGAAGAGGACGCTTGAGTTGCTTCACAATGAAATCCCTACCCCCAAAATCTGCCGGCGTATGCCCCCTTCCTCTCAGCATCCAGCAACGTCATCCATGGAAGCATCAACAAACCACTTGCGTAAACCGCCACAGAAGACAACTGGTCTGTGTGCTCTGCAACAAAAACATCGGGTCAATGACTGTGCTCCTAACAACTCAAAACCAGGCTGGCTGGCCACTATCTTGACCTCGGAACCTAAAGTGAAGGATGCAGAGACGCTGAAACTAGATGAGAAAAGACAAATGTTTGAGATGGTTCGGCAGGCTCGTGCACTACTGCTGACCATGGTGTACCGAGATGGGAGCACTCAGTTACACTCAGGGCCTGTAAGTTGATATATGACATGTTATACTGTATTTACCGCATGGATACATTCATGCTGGGTCTTCTGCACAGAAGGTCACTCTGCCAGTGTGCGGCCTCCTCCTACTTCTTAAGAATGATCTGGACAGCAGCAAACAGCAGGACTCACTCAGCCACAAAGACCTACTGCTCTACCTAAAAATGGACAGCACCCCGACATGGGCCCAACAACATGCGGACCACATGCACAGGACTTTCACCAGGTGATGTTTGCATGCCTCCTCGTCTCTGtgttacatttttgtttaaaaaaaatatttgtgcgCCACAGAGACCTGCTGCTACAGGTGCTGTCTCGATCCCGAGTGGCTGTGTGCTACAAAGCCAAGGATATGCTTTGCATGGCTCTGCAGCTGTACAGACAGGACATAAGCTGGAAACAAGGCAAAGCATGCCAATATGATACCATGCCTTTATGTATCATAATACCATTTGTTACCCTGAATGACCTGTGTTTGGCCTAGTGTCAGGTTGGCATATCCAGGACCCTCAAGTGTCAGGGTGGCTCCTGGACCCTGCAGATCCTTGCTCCACCTACCAGGACCTTCTTAACAAACATTTAAGGGCATCACATTCAGCACCTGCCCAGAGTATTGCACAGgtaagtttcactgacttacaTGAAAAGCTTATCAATTCCAGAAGAATATAGCGAGCAGAAACATCTCCAGGGGAAGGATCATCTCCAAGTGCCATATGACAAATGTCATATGTGACATGTGACAGCTGACAAGAAGACATGCCAGAATATGCACAAATGCTATGAACTGATTGTGGTACACGCATGAAACATAATGTGACGTGCATGCATGTGCAATTAGGCGCATGCCACAATGGGGCCTGTTGACACATGATGTGTCGCAGTGCTACACACAGCAattactatacagtatattctgtGATGAGACGTTCATATCATCAAACGACATGACACCACTATTTCTGAGATTCTAGTGTTTTTAGTAGCCTTTGTGGTTGTGTATGCAGCATTGCGCAACTTACAAAGTAAATGACCATATTTCTGGCATTTTTATTGCATATTTGCCAACATGTGCCCATTCTGCtgattgcaaaaaaaaggtAGTCAAATGCAATAACTGCAACATTTATGCTACTGTAATGTTTCTAATGTCTTTTCCTTTTTAAAGAGAAATACATGAATGACTTACTAAGTACAGTTGTCATCACTACTAATAAGGGGCATGCTGagaattacacatttttttacgtttttactGCTTTCTTATCAGAGTGCATGCTGGCAATTAAGGACATTGGCACAATGTAGTCATTCTCTGTTTTCCAGGTCGTCTCTGACCTCTGCTCCCTCTACTGGCTCAACGTGGAGCTGTGTTCTAAACTCCAGGTTAGAACTGGATTGTTTCTACCTTGTACATTCTATCTATTTCACACACATCCCACTCAtttactgcatgtgtgtgtccagAGCCGTGGTCTTTGGAAGCTGTACTCAGACGTGGAGCTGAACATGATTCCTGTTCTGGCAGGTGACTTCTCCATTGGTTTCTCAGGAGGGGTACAATGACAGAGTTTCTCATTTCTGTCCTTCAAGGTGCAATTTACTGGTTTAATTACCGGTACTAGACTTCAGAGTGCTCTAAAATCAAGTATTAAGCACACACAAGAAGTACCTCACCAAGCACCTACAGTATGTGCCACCCCCATCCTAAGTCATTGTACCCCAAACAGTACACTGGTGATAATCTATAAACTTTATAGCATAATTAAAACACTGATGATGATCTGCTTGTGTTGTTTCAGCAATGGAGAGCTATCACATTCATGTGGACAAAGAAGTTATTAAGAAAATGTCACGCCTGCTGGGGGTAAGCAAAGATGTagagtgctgtgtgtgtgtgtgtgtgtgtgtgtgtgtgtgtgtgtgtgtgtgtgtgtgtgtgtgtgtatacacacacaatttcaGTGTCCAAAGCATAacaattatgtaaaaaataccgtattttccacatATTAAGGTGCACAATGCgacttataatgcggtgcgcatTATGTGTGCACTGAGTTACAAAGTCTGTAAAAATGTGCTACTTCAGCAAGCACTCTgctttattgactttattgacTGGCAGACCATTTCCCACCGTCACAGGgacgtatgtatatgtacgcTGGCAATGATAAACCAATCACAGAACAATACGTAATACGTAAACCCCCCATAGGGAGTCTGTCAACAGGGACTCACTCCTCActgagccgagttctggtcagattttggtgctgaggaaagtagttccaagTAGTTGCTGGGGACAAAGAGTTTGGCTCCTAAAAAGTATAATACATTTGCTTCACAAAAACGGctactctaaaaaaaaatcagacctcacaaattgCTCAGCATTATTTTCTCTGCCGTCgtatcacttttacacacacattttacacactGGGGATTTACaaccaaatatattttaaacattttgataaaAATATGTTGAACTCTTACAATGGATATTTATTCACTATTATATGCTAGCAATGGTAGATATAACAAAAAATGGTACAAACGATAATTTAAAATCAAGATTATCAAGAGgcagggtaaaccctggactggtcgccagtcaatcgcagggcacatatagacaaacatacatgctCTATTGACAATTtagaatcaccaattaacctaacatgcattatttttggaatgtgggaggaaaccggagtatcctgAGAAAACTATAGTGTCAGTCTTTATCAGAAACAAACCCGCTTACATCCTCTCGTAagatgttgttttgttgtgagtCTATAAATGGAATGAAAAGTATTTTCTTCCaagtgcgtgtgtgcgtgtgtgtgtgtgttagtatcAATGTCTGCCTCGGCCAACATGCACACAGCAAGTGCTGAGTCGGGTGTGTTTGCATGAGCTTTACCGTCAAGGTCACCTCTCCTCCTTCCAAGGCtgcatctttgtgtgtgtgtgtgtgtgtgtgtgtgtgtgtggtttccacTACTGAGGGGCTTGTATTTAATATTGATGACACAGTCTGGCACTTCCTTTAGGGCGATAAAAAGAACATATTTTACCATTTGGGCACTGCCAGCTCTATCTTGTTTCACCACCAGTCGATTCTCCTCCTCTCATGATTATCTGTCAAATGTGTTCTATAGGTGTTCTATATGTTGCTGCCACTCAGgctgtattgttttttaattgtatttgtctTCATCAGGCAAAGATGAAGCAGTTGGAGCAAGAGGCCCATCGAGCTGCTGGACAGATGTTCCTCATTACCAGCAACACTCAGCTGAGAACCGTCTGTATCCTAACATATATatcaggtgtgtgtgtatgtgtggattacatatattttttccccatcaacTTAAAAGGTTCTGTTTGAAAAGCTGCGTCTTCATGAGCGCTGTAAAAACAAGAGGCTTCCCAGAACTCTCAGCACACAGCAGCAATCCACATCGGAAGCCACagtacaacacatacaaaacacaCTTTCTACGTAAAATGCCACTGTAATATAACATGTTTTCTTGACTATCTTCTCTCTGTGATACAGCTGCTGCAGCTTCAGGATCTGCATCCTCTGCCAAAGATTATTTTAGAATACAGACAGGTGTGTCCCCATCCTTGCCTCAATATGACTATGTACATATTTTACTTAAATTTCACAGTAAATATTGTCTACATTGTTCCCCTAGGTCCACAAAACCAAATCTACTTATGTTGATGGGATCCTTTCAAGCATGATGGGAAAGGTGAGCTGTTATAATGAGGTGCATCTCaaataagaacaaaataagTCAATTGTCAACTTTCCCTCAGGACTACATttcttccacatggtcgcagaCCTGTGCGGTGACAGGCAGAATCTCCTCAAAGCACCCAGTAAGCACCAGCCTCACACCACCAAAGCACCGTGTCCTACTTGCACTTGGTTGTATTTCTTTTCAACCCGGAAATAGTTGTATGCACTGAATCCAGTTGATCCATCCATGATGTTGAACCAAGCATTTTTACAATTACATAATCCAGCATgtctaaaattattattgaatcctacccttTCTGCATGAGTACCTGGATAagcccacgcatacacggggagaacatgcaaactccacactaaGCTGCCCAATTGGAGTTTTGAACCCTCAGTCTTCTgtgtgaggccaacatgctaacactccTCCACAATGTGACCTCATAATGccttattattaaataataaaattcataATCCGGATAGTGACAAGTTTGGACAATTCCAGTATGTGCAGTTTTTTTGGCTGACCAATCCGGAAGCAGAATCCTGTCTTACGTAAACCCTGGTGGGTGCACAAGTTCACTTCAATTCACTCTCAATTTCAAATGAGGAGTGTTGCAGAGCTGGTAGCTTTCATCTGCGTCGAGCTCAATTGAGGTAAATCCTGTCAGTGTGTTACAAAAGGGCTGCCGAGGCTATTCTCTGcagaggaaaaatgaaaaatcccCAGTTTGATCTGTTTTTATCTCCTGGAAGTCAAAAGGAATCTTTCAGGATGGAAAAAAACGCAGTATTGTTTTGCTGTTAAAGCAATGTTTGGTCTTTGTCCAACAAGAGTACCAGCAGGCATCCCTGGATTCAAAGAGGCAGCAACTGATGGCTGCTCTGGGACGTAGTGCCCCAAGCCTCAGGCACCTGACTGTATTTGATGGCTAGCTAAGCTGCGAGTGTTGCATCCTTGCACCAGTCAGTGCGGCTAGAgctcggtgtgtgtgtttttttttttttttttttttttactgcagtgTGAAGTGAAtcaggatgtgtgtgttttatttgtgcATATGTTCCGTGATGAGTCGGTAATTGGTACACAGTGACTGAGTTACCTCACATAACTCCCATGAGCATCAATTCTGCTCCATCTGTTGAACAAGCGAGCCAGTCAACTTTACATtcatccaatttatttatttatttttttacccctCCTGCACTGATTCATGCTTTTTTTCATGATTCACACTCTCAGCTCACACTTTAAACTCCAcaggcgtgtttgtgtgtgcccATACTGTTGTGCTGTATATCCTTTCCTCTGTCCACACCCTGCCTCTGCAGTCCTTTTTTTACAGCCCTCCCTCGCCTCTGTCACTCCCTCCCTATTGCTgctgaataataaataagtgaTGGAAGCAGAGTATTTCCCCCCACTACTCTTCTATCTGGATGACACAAAAGTACACTCACTCTAGGGGTCAAACCCACCGCATACTGACCTTGCAGGAATGGAAACGGTTTCATCCATGCATATGCTTTCTTCATCAGCATCCTTCTtgtattctctctctctcgctctctttctcacacgcacacacattctTCTGACACATTCTCCCGAGGATGTATGCAGGGAGATTATCACCGATTGAAATGGAACTGCTGAGTTTCCTTTTTTCTTACATTAGAGAGTGTGTAATGTGACTGATCACTTTGCTGTTTAGCTTCCTCTGCAAGAAAATAACAGCCCATGTAACTGTGTGTGTCTATTTCAGCATTTTCTCTGATTACTCTGTGGCTTGATGCAACACGAGCTAATGATGAGACCATCACTGATCCTATTTTAAGACGAGAATCTCTTGAGTGTTCTAATTAAAATATGCCCAGGGTCGTATAGTATATATGTTGCTTAAAGGTGTGAATTCAATGCGTCAGGTAAATTAATAGCGCTctgatgtttttatatttactatttgTTTCCTCCGAACTAGAACTTCCAGGCCCTCCCAAGACAGCCGCTGAGGATCAGCAAGAGACAATACATACACGGTAAGGTGCACAATGCTTAAAACTCAGaatctgctgcttttttttatgcataGTTTTCAGCTACAACAACTGGGCCAACTGAGAGATGAAATTATTTTCAGTATACACATGGGGATAGGGGAAATGAATTGACTAATTTGTGGATGAATTAAAGTTCAAATAATTCCCCTGATCTGTTGCCAGGACTGGACCACATTGACGAGCTGTCACTATAGCTGGCAGTACTGGCCACACTCAGCTCTTTTGCTCTTTGTAGTGATTCATAGGCGCTAACATCAGCACCTCTGCTCTCCACAGAGAGCTCCTTGTCATCAAATCCTCCTCTCCATCAGCATCCATCCCTCTGTCACGTCAGCCTTCTTGGGCTGTGTCAGCACAGACGGATGATGTTTTGTAGCATGTCATTAcccttttttctaatatttagcATCTCCCGCTCAGACTGACATATGCATACTGAGCCAGATGTAGTGTCCACTTACATGATGTTCAAACATGTACGTATGTGTCCCTGAACACCAAACAGGAGGAGACTAGCATTTCCCTTACCTGTTTGCACCAATTTTGAGAGATGTGGTCAGGCTtcaagtttaccattttcatgACATGAAGGAAAAACCTTTCTTGTGGACACGATACCATCTCAGACCCACTCCATGTATACGCCCCCCAACAAACAGGCTTTGCTAAACATCTTAAATCCAGCCATCAGCCAGTTACAGATGTGGGTCAGCTctaagtttgatcatttttttgttttttcagtgAACTGGCAAACCTAGCATGGTGTTGCTGTTTcaactgtaatgttagcattgtagctcacTTTTAGctaatctccaagagaaatgcTAGTGTCCTGTCGCACtccttaatgttatgttgttgtgATATTTGACATCTATTATGTTGGACAAGTACAGAGTTACAGTATACATTTACAAAGTGCACTGTACCATAGGCATAGACTAACACGCCGCAAAATGCACTTTCAAAACGGTCTAAATTCCATCATTAAGGCTACATTTTGGACAACACATTTCCAGAAAATTTGTGGGAACTCTGAGACTTATTTAAAATCTGTTTCAAAACATGGGACCTTTGACAATGGAATTTAAGGGGTCGTGTTTGTTCTTCACAGGAAATGAGGAAGAGGTGGTGACTGTTCATCCTCGGGCCATGTTCATTCCTCAAGACGGCTGGACCTTTGTTGCTGCAGGTAGAGCCAACATACTTGCTGTGAGATACAACAGGGAGGCAGTGACAGTGTGTCGCACGCTTACATAAGTAGGGTTACAAAGAggacagaacacacacacacggtagaGTTTCACTACCCACTTTGCACCAGCAGGCCAACACATGCCCACACAAGCATGCTCACACATGCTGAAGAGTCAGAGGccatgttgccatggaaacaacaATGGCCTTGACTGGCCATTCTCTCGCCACGTCCTTCACAAACTTGTGTGTGATGGAACTATCCCTTGCCATTGTCCCGAGGAGAAGTTCAACTTGGAGGCACGTCAACCGATATTAATGGTGTGAGAGAAATGGTttgtcacaacataaacactcACTAACTAGTTTGTTCCTTGAGATCTCCTGCATGTTTGATAGTGTTATTCAATTAATTCCAATACTGACAATTAAAACGGGATCTTATTATCTTTTTAAAGGCACAATTTATGATGCATCTTTTGTTTTGTACCCCATGAGTGCACCTGATGATTGTCGATAGTTAGTGATATAAAAATTCTCATCATTATCGTTTGTACATTATTATAGTCTATTCCGCTTGCAGGAACACCCCAGAACACATACATCCTCCAATATGTTCTATGAGCCTGTCGGCCATTCTTGGAGGAAATTTGATCtgactcataaaacattaatggGATGATATCTTTAGAAAGAGCTTGTCTCCTCATCACTTTATTCCCGTCCTCATCCTCTTTTTGTATTTCATCTCAACAGACTATATTTGGTTGTGATGGTTTTGTGTGTGATTAATGAAAATGTATCTTTGAGCATTgttgaaatactgtacataaaatggTAAATTAACCGGGGCCATCTTTTCAGACTTCTGCCAAGTCGAGCTGCGACTCCTGGCGCACTTCTCCTCTGACCCTGAGCTACTCCGCATCTTTATCAATCCTGGTGCCGACATCTTTGCCATGCTGGCCTCTCAGTGGTGCGTctacctctctctctcacacacacacacacacacacacaaagtttcTCTTATCTGAAACGGTCAAACTTAGCAACCCCCGTTGCCATGACGACCACGCTAACTGCATCACTTGCCCTCTGTCCTCCATGGGCGGGACACCCCTGAGCTAGTGTGCTTTTTGAAGTATTTTGGTGCGATTGTGCTGTCTGTATGTGCGTGGGTGCACGTGTGTGTAAGTGCTTGCAGTGCACTCACGTTTAGACATTAACAGCACCAGTGTGTCTTCCAAGTGATCTCACTTTTCATAAATGGACCGATATCACCGCATATCCCTTGTGATGACTCCTTTTCTCCCTCTCTCCTTTTCTTGATTACTACCCACAAGTGCCCTCATCTTTTCCCCGTCATCCTCTAATCCCCTCTGTCATT
Proteins encoded in this region:
- the poln gene encoding DNA polymerase nu isoform X2, translating into MEKPNSGQLSQAAQRILAVLQDQSRAARRGHSGRYPSNQRAACAPSTKNEEARMDGCCSTSTLLIIPPPKDESLDTLFPSSCRNVDPTLKLSFGSIHNACTAECPVPMPLHGNAQQQTLRERQEAELEVDTGSSTAMSRLPNMSLQDSKALDGQQCSSQPSSQNPVLPVSLKRTLELLHNEIPTPKICRRMPPSSQHPATSSMEASTNHLRKPPQKTTGLCALQQKHRVNDCAPNNSKPGWLATILTSEPKVKDAETLKLDEKRQMFEMVRQARALLLTMVYRDGSTQLHSGPVTLPVCGLLLLLKNDLDSSKQQDSLSHKDLLLYLKMDSTPTWAQQHADHMHRTFTRDLLLQVLSRSRVAVCYKAKDMLCMALQLYRQDISWKQVSGWHIQDPQVSGWLLDPADPCSTYQDLLNKHLRASHSAPAQSIAQVVSDLCSLYWLNVELCSKLQSRGLWKLYSDVELNMIPVLAAMESYHIHVDKEVIKKMSRLLGAKMKQLEQEAHRAAGQMFLITSNTQLRTVLFEKLRLHERCKNKRLPRTLSTQQQSTSEATLLQLQDLHPLPKIILEYRQVHKTKSTYVDGILSSMMGKDYISSTWSQTCAVTGRISSKHPNFQALPRQPLRISKRQYIHGNEEEVVTVHPRAMFIPQDGWTFVAADFCQVELRLLAHFSSDPELLRIFINPGADIFAMLASQWKGVTEQEVTSEDREHAKHIVYSLVYGAGRERLSTILGVSMEQAIQFQNAFLQTYGEVQSFIQTTIQQSHKQGYVCSIMGRRRILHNINSSNWGIRMQAERQAVNFVLQGSAADLCKMAMIRVFNLVSSSSLLSARLIAQLHDELLCEVEESQVQEFAALVKSTMESLQHIDHLGIHLKVPLKVAVSSGKSWGSMSELHIPPTAPFF
- the poln gene encoding DNA polymerase nu isoform X1, which codes for MEKPNSGQLSQAAQRILAVLQDQSRAARRGHSGRYPSNQRAACAPSTKNEEARMDGCCSTSTLLIIPPPKDESLDTLFPSSCRNVDPTLKLSFGSIHNACTAECPVPMPLHGNAQQQTLRERQEAELEVDTGSSTAMSRLPNMSLQDSKALDGQQCSSQPSSQNPVLPVSLKRTLELLHNEIPTPKICRRMPPSSQHPATSSMEASTNHLRKPPQKTTGLCALQQKHRVNDCAPNNSKPGWLATILTSEPKVKDAETLKLDEKRQMFEMVRQARALLLTMVYRDGSTQLHSGPKVTLPVCGLLLLLKNDLDSSKQQDSLSHKDLLLYLKMDSTPTWAQQHADHMHRTFTRDLLLQVLSRSRVAVCYKAKDMLCMALQLYRQDISWKQVSGWHIQDPQVSGWLLDPADPCSTYQDLLNKHLRASHSAPAQSIAQVVSDLCSLYWLNVELCSKLQSRGLWKLYSDVELNMIPVLAAMESYHIHVDKEVIKKMSRLLGAKMKQLEQEAHRAAGQMFLITSNTQLRTVLFEKLRLHERCKNKRLPRTLSTQQQSTSEATLLQLQDLHPLPKIILEYRQVHKTKSTYVDGILSSMMGKDYISSTWSQTCAVTGRISSKHPNFQALPRQPLRISKRQYIHGNEEEVVTVHPRAMFIPQDGWTFVAADFCQVELRLLAHFSSDPELLRIFINPGADIFAMLASQWKGVTEQEVTSEDREHAKHIVYSLVYGAGRERLSTILGVSMEQAIQFQNAFLQTYGEVQSFIQTTIQQSHKQGYVCSIMGRRRILHNINSSNWGIRMQAERQAVNFVLQGSAADLCKMAMIRVFNLVSSSSLLSARLIAQLHDELLCEVEESQVQEFAALVKSTMESLQHIDHLGIHLKVPLKVAVSSGKSWGSMSELHIPPTAPFF